Genomic DNA from Mycolicibacterium helvum:
GGTGACGGGGTCGGCGACCTCGACGGCGTGAGCGCCCACCTCGACCACTTGAGCCAGCTCGGTATCGACGCGATCTGGCTGAACCCGGTCATGGTCTCCCCGATGGCCGACCACGGCTACGACGTGGCCGACCCGCGCGACGTCGATCCTCTGTTCGGCGGTCTGGTCGCACTGGATCGGCTGATCGCCGAGGCACATGCCCGCGATATCCGGATCACGATGGACCTGGTGCCCAACCACACCAGCTCTGCGCACGCCTGGTTCCAGGCCGCCCTGGCCACCGCCCCGGGAAGCGCTGCGCGACAACGCTATATCTTCCGCGACGGTCTCGGACCCGACGGCGAAATCCCGCCGAACAACTGGGTATCGGTGTTCGGCGGGCCGGCCTGGACCCGGATCACCGAGCCGGACGGCACACCTGGCCAGTGGTACCTGCACCTCTTCGATGCCGAACAGCCAGATATCAACTGGGACAACCCCGAAGCGTTCGAGGATCTGGAGAAGACGCTGCGGTTCTGGCTCGACCGCGGTGTGGACGGATTCCGGATCGACGTCGCGCACGGCATGGCCAAGCCACCCGGGCTGCCGGACATGGCCAACCCTGACATCGAGATGCTCACCCTCGACGACGACGATCCCCGCTTCAACCACGATGGTGTGCACGCCATCCACCGCGGCATCCGCTCGGTGCTCGACGACTACCCACACGCGGTGACCATCGGCGAGATCTGGGTGTTCGAGAACGAGGACTTCGCCAAGTATCTGCGCCCCGACGAACTGCACATGGGGTTCAATTTCCGTTTGGTACGCGCCGAATTCGACGCCACTGACATCCGCGAGGCAATCGAGAACGCGCTGGCGGCAGCCTCCCTCGCCGACGCCAGCCCGACCTGGACGTTGTCCAATCACGACGTCGAACGCGAGGTCACCCGCTATGGCGACGGCGCGACGGGACTGGCCCGGGCCCGCGCCATGGCGATGG
This window encodes:
- a CDS encoding glycoside hydrolase family 13 protein; the encoded protein is MTHAAGAPWWANAIFYQVYPRSFADSNGDGVGDLDGVSAHLDHLSQLGIDAIWLNPVMVSPMADHGYDVADPRDVDPLFGGLVALDRLIAEAHARDIRITMDLVPNHTSSAHAWFQAALATAPGSAARQRYIFRDGLGPDGEIPPNNWVSVFGGPAWTRITEPDGTPGQWYLHLFDAEQPDINWDNPEAFEDLEKTLRFWLDRGVDGFRIDVAHGMAKPPGLPDMANPDIEMLTLDDDDPRFNHDGVHAIHRGIRSVLDDYPHAVTIGEIWVFENEDFAKYLRPDELHMGFNFRLVRAEFDATDIREAIENALAAASLADASPTWTLSNHDVEREVTRYGDGATGLARARAMAMVMLALPGAMFLYNGEELGLPNVDLPDEVLQDPVWERSGHTERGRDGCRVPMPWTGDAPPFGFSSNPDTWLPMPAAWASLTVERQLADPDSTLAFFRTILQLRRRRFHFTDYDVEWLQLRDDAVAFLSGGVLCVLNTGSTALPLPPGEFLTASAPLVGGELAPDSAAWIATD